CGAAAAAAATCCTAGTTCCGCCACTCACAATAATTATTGCTTACAAATGTAATTTAAACATATCAGCTTCATGAGCTAGAACCTGCAGTGTTACTTGTTGCAATTTTCATTGGAAAGGGGATTACAATCTAAGATCAGAAAAAGTAATTAAAATTCGCAAATGAACGCGTACCGACTGCACTTGTTTCGGCAGGACTATATAAAGCTTATTTTCTTCCAAATGCTTCTCAATTTCATTCACTGAAgccgtaactacaacaatcattttcCGGTGAGGGTGTTCTCAGGCAGTCAGGTTAGTGACCACGATAAGAGGGTAAAGTTGGGAGCGCATTTTGTGATTTGTGACAGAGAACGGcgaataaattaattaataaagtAAATCAGTAGATGAAAAGGCGATAAGATGAAGGGTAATTTTGTCATTTGGTATGATTTAGTTGACGAAATTAAACAAaagttgaacggaaggacgtgattgGTTAATGTTAATTACCACGGGGTAAATAATACATAGAATATAAAAGGATAAAgtcggcaaaaaaaaaaaaaaaaaaaaatacacacaacaacaacaacaaacaacaacaaactcaatatcacatgagtggtgtatgaggaAGGTGAGgtgtagacaatctttcccctattcgagaatacaaataagtcatttctccactcagagtAAAAACACTCACAAATGTAGAGAAAGTCATCATCTCTCTATTCAATAGATAAGGAGATtgtttccgagtggacctccggccaaaaagtaggaaaattctttttttttagaaaaaaatagtaaaataaaaattgaacataaaaaaataaaaaataataaaaaataatagaataataataaaataataaataaataaaattaaagtgAGATGCCATGAAAAAAAACCCATGTAAATGATCGAATCAAATTTACATGGATTTCTTggaaaattaaaaaaaatacacaCTACATGGACAAATATTGCATATTTTTCATTTTCACGGAAGCCATTAAAGTGATACTTAAACCACTTCAGCAAGATACACTCATGTTAAGCAGGATCGACAACAATGCCCAGTTTTAGATTGTCGTTCTTCTTGtactatttatataaaaaaaaaaaaaaactcatagaAATCAAAAGCTTTATCCAAAAAAGAAGTGGAGGCACCTGTTCGTCGATGTTCATCAAAAAGtcacaagaaaaaaaaaaaaaaaaaaaaaaaggctaagGCACGTGAGTTCAGTGATGAAATTCAGGATGATTTAGATGATATATCTACAGGTGAGGCAACAGGGTACAATCAGGAAGTTTAAACGGAGGCTTTTTGCTCGTAAACCTATTAAGGTTAGTGGTAAGATCCTAAACCCTAAGAAGAATTACAATGAAAAGAATGAATTTAGGAATTATTTAGAATGGATGTTTGATAGTAGCGAACGTCCATCTAAAAATAAACATTGAAGTTAGCAACATGGAGTGCAGTGGCGAGTTTAAGTGTAGGACTACGAGGTCCcgtgacaccactagtttttcgaaatttatcacaatttttttttttgtattgtacatgacaccactaaatttagtAATGGaacccatatatttttaaaatttataatttaataatttggactaataaaatatttaaaattagcCCACTTATGATTTTATAGTACGGACTTTAATATTTAAACATAGCCCCTTTTTCAAATATTACCCCTATACTTCCGATTGATTCGGGAGAGCGTCCGAGCATGGAACACTACCACCCAAGTCAACGAGATGAAATTAGAAGAACATACTTGCTAAAAGGTCCTTGTCAACCCTGAAATCATTCTTTTATGCAAAGAGAGATCGGAGATAAAAATCGTAAGTTTAATTTAGAGAAGCTTAGTTTGTTTTGCGGAAGAAAATAATATCGAGAATACGAATATGAATGACCCATTTTATGATGGCATAAGTCGTCGTAGAGGTTCACATGTTAGTTCATTACACCACTACCAAGTGGATGTATTTTATGCGGTCATTGATATGCAACTTCGAGAGCTAAACTATCGTTTCAATGAGGTGGACACAACATTACTTATTTCTATGGCTTCTTTGAACCCAAGTAAGTCGTTTAAAACATTTCAAGTGGAAGATCTTATGAAAATGGCCGATTTCTATCCTTCAGGGTTCCCAAAACATGAGTTTGGATTTCTTAGAGGACAGCTTATGAATTACATTAATGATGTACGTGGTGATGAAAGTTTTAGTGATTTGAAAGGAATTGGACACCTTGCAAAGATGATGGTTGAAACAAACAAAAGTATAATATATCCGAAGGTGTATCTTCTTTTGAAACTTGCATTGATTTTGCGCGTTGCAACATCTACCGTTGAGCGTGCATTTTCAGAAATGAAGTTAATAAAGAACGATTTGCGAaataaattcggagatcaatttatGAATGATTGTCTACTTTCATATATTGAGAAAGAAGTTTTAGATGATATTAGTAATGAAGCAATTATGGATGAATCTTATCGTATGAAACCTCGTCGATAAATGTAAAAGCTTGTGAATATATGATCTTTTGTATAGGGGTAATATTTGTAAGAATATCAATTCCCTTTTTATATAAATGATACTCTTTTGTATGATAATTGTTGTAATGACAATAGTAATGATTTGAACAATCTTATAATTTGTATTGTATTATTTAATTTTATGTTTTTTTGTTTCGGAtgcgacccgacccgacccgatttGACCCGACGCATTCAATATTTTGTGCAAGAAAGTTATCGAATAAATTTTTGTAACCCCATTGGGTattgatcctagaatcgccactgatgGAGTGCTAGGTTACTCGGGAATAAAGATAAGAGCCGAAGAGTGGGTAATTTGATCAATAAGTTTCAAATACAATTTATCGCAATCCAAGAAAAAATAAGGGAAAACGTTTCTCGTTTTGTTCGTTGAGAGAGTTATAGAGGATGAATTTTTTGATATTTTAAGCCCACGAAGTCGGAAAACGTACGCAAATCCTATTTTGTCATGATATTTGGGTAGGCGCATCTAAATTGTAGGATCAATTCCTGGCTTTCTTTCGGATATCCTCAAAAAGAAACGGACGTCTTGTGGATATGGGGCAAATTGTTGCATATGAGTCGATGGCATGGGACCTCGGGTTAGTGGGTATGCTTGAGAGTTATGAATATAATCAACTTCAAGTGCTCTTTGGCTTTGTTGGCGTATTTATATTGGACATCGATAGAGATGTCGAAGTTCAATGGGTTCATTCGGTTGATAATGTTTATTACATTGCAAAAGGCATTCATGCCATGTTTTCTTCAAATGTGGGCACATAGGTGGATTGGATAATCGTTGTTTGGCAAGATTTGCGAAAGTCGTCAAATTTATGTTTGGAATAACTATCCATGATTGCTTATGTGACTTCGATGTTGCAAAAGAAAATTTTGGTATGTAGTGTTGGTAATAGATTGAAAGtgtaaagctagaatgaatttcagAGTGGACATGAATTTGTAAGTCCCACTTGAGTATTTGCTTGTAACTCCATCCATTCACTGTTTTGTGAAAGTGTGTTTTTTATATATTCTCAGTTTTTTGCCATAAAAAAAATCATCACACATTTCATATCAGTTTAAATTTGCAAAAAATACTCTCTCAAAAAACCCTATTGTTTTCTTTTCTTCACTATCGCCTCCATCCTCCACCCACAAACCATATTATTCTCGGCATCCTTCATGTCGTTCTCCCGAGGCTCCTTCTCTGGTGAAATAATTGTTCATTGATACCTCTAGACAATAAGTACACTGTAGAGCTAGCTAATGGTAACTGATGAAAGCTGAAAGGGTTTGTCGTGGTTGCACCATAAACCTGAGTGGTGAAAGTTTTGAAATTGATCCAATACCCATAGAgtttgggagttttgatgtgatcatTGGTATAAAAATTGGATGTTTAAAAATAAATTAATAGTTGTTTGTGCCGAGTAGGACATCCAAATACCTCTTGAGAACGGAATACCACTGATAGTCTACGGAGAGAAGAAAAGCCCGACGCTAAATCTTATTAATTTTTCGAAAGTTCGAAAACACTTGAGAAACGGTTTCCATGCCATTCTGGCACACGTGATGAAGATTGAATCGAaggagaagcacatcgatgatgtgtctGTTGTCAAGGAGTTTcgtgaagtttttccggaagattTGTCTGGTCTTCCCCCGCATCGAGCGGTGGAATTTCAAATTGATTGGGTGCCGGAAGCATCACCTGTAACTCGTTCACCCTATAGAGTTGctccttcagaaatgcaagatttgcaaagccaactgcaagaattgCTAAATcggggatttattcgaccgagttcttcgccttggggagctccgattttgttcgtcaagaagaaggatgaatcTTTTTGGAAGTGCATGATTATCGTGACTTGAATAAACTAACGATTAAGAATCGATACCCActccctgtagtgacccgaacttttccatgtttatatatatgaattgagattgatatttacatgattaaatgtttccaacatgttaagcaatcaaactttttaagacttgattaattgaaatatgtttcatatagacaattgaccacccaagttgaccggtgattcacgaacgttaaaacttgtaaaaaactatatgatgacatatatatggttatatatatagttaacatgatattatgataagtaaacatatcattaattatattaacaatgaactacatatgtaaaaacaagactactaacttaatgattttgaaacgagacatatatgtaacgattatcgttgtaacgacatttaatgtatatatatcatattaagagatattcgtacatcataatatcatgataatataataatttaaaatctcttttgatattataaacattgggttaacaacatttaacaagatcgttaacctaaaggtttcaaaacaacatttacatgtaacgactaacgatgacttaacgactcagttaaaatgtatatacatgtagtgttttaatatgtattcatacactattgaaagacttcaagacacttatcaaaatacttctacttaacaaaaatgcttacaattacatcctcgttcagtttcatcaacaattctactcgtatgcacccgtattcgtactcgtacaatacacagcttttagatgtatgtactattggtatatacactccaatgatcagctcttagcagcccatgtgagtcacctaacacatgtgggaaccatcatttggcaactagcatgaaatatctcataaaattacaaaaatatgagtaatcattcatgacttatttacatgaaaacaaagtaacatatcctttatatctaatccatacaccaacgaccaaaaacacctacaaacactttcattcttcaattttcttcatctaattgatctctctcaagttctatcttcaagttctaagtgttcttcataaattccaaaagttctagtttcataaaatcaagaatactttcaagtttgctagctcacttccaatcttgtaaggtgatcatccaacctcaagaaatctttgtttcttacagtaggttatcattataatacaaggtaataatcatattcaaactttggttcaatttctataactataacaatcttatttcaagtgatgatcttacttgaacttgttttcgtgtcatgattctgcttcaagaacttcgagccatccaaggatccgttgaagctagatccatttttctcttttccagtaggtttatccaaggaaattaaggtagtaatgatgttcataacatcattcgattcatacatataaagctatcttattcgaaggtttaaacttgtaatcactagaacatagtttagttaattctaaacttgttcgcaaacaaaagttaatccttctaacttgacttttaaaatcaactaaacacatgttctatatctatatgatatgctaacttaatgatttaaaacctggaaacacgaaaaacaccgtaaaaccggatttacgccgtcgtagtaacaccgcgggctgttttgggttagttaattaaaaactatgataaactttgatttaaaagttgttattctgagaaaatgatttttattatgaacatgaaactatatccaaaaattatggttaaactcaaagtggaagtatgttttctaaaatggtcatctggacgtcgttctttcgactgaaatgactacctttacaaaaatgacttgcaacttatttttccgactataaacctatactttttctgtttagattcataaaatagagttcaatatgaaaccatagcaatttgattcactcaaaacggatttaaaatgaagaagttatgggtaaaacaagattggataatttttctcattttagctacgtgaaaattggtaacaaatctattccaaccataacttaatcaacttgtattgtatattatgtaatcttgagataccatagacacgtatacaatgtttcgacctatcatgtcgacacatctatatatatttcggaacaaccatagacactctatatgtgaatgttggagttagctatacagggttgaggttgattccaaaatatatatagtttgagttgtgatcaatactgagatacgtatacactgggtcgtggattgattcaagataatatttatcaatttatttctgtacatctaactgtggacaactagttgtaggttactaacgaggacagctgacttaataaacttaaaacatcaaaatatattaaaagtgttgtaaatatattttgaacatactttgatatatatgtatatattgttataggttcgtgaatcaaccagtggccaagtcttacttcccgacgaagtaaaaatctgtgaaagtgagttatagtcccacttttaaaatctaatatttttgggatgagaatacatgcaggttttataaatgatttacaaaatagacacaagtacgtgaaactacattctatggttgaattatcgaaatcgaatatgcccctttttattaagtctggtaatctaagaattagggaacagacaccctaattgacgcgaatcttaaagatagatctattgggcctaacaaaccccatccaaagtaccggatgctttagtacttcgaaatttatatcatatccgaagggtgtcccggaatgatggggatattcttatatatgcatcttgttaatgtcggttaccaggtgttcaccatatgaatgatttttatctctatgtatgggatgtgtattgaaatatgaaatcttgtggtctattattatgatttgatatatataggttaaacctataactcaccaacatttttgttgacgttttaagcatgtttattctcaggtgattattaagagcttccgctgtcgcatacttaaataaggacgagatttggagtccatgcttgtatgatattgtgtaaaaactgcattcaagaaacttattttgttataacatatttgtattgtaaaccattatgtaatggtcgtgtgtaaacaggatattttagattatcattatttgataatctacgtaaagctttttaaaacctttatctatgaaataaaggttatggtttgttttaaaaatgaatgcagtctttgaaaaatgtctcatatagaggtcaaaacctcgcaacgaaatcaattaatatggaacgtttttaatcaataagaacgggacatttcactcccgataatagatgacttatttgatcaactgcaaggatcttatgtttattctaagatcgatgttTGATCAGGTTACCGCCAGTTGAgagtgaaggaggatgatgttCCTAAAACAATGTTCAAAACAAGCCATGGTCAatatgagtttctagtgatgccttttggtttgaccaacgcacctgatttattcatggatcttatgaaccgtgtgtgcagtcCGTACTTTGACAAATTTGTCAATGTCTTTATAGACAATATCTTGATCTACTTTAAGAGTAACGAAGAGCACGAGAAGCACTTGAGATTGGTGCTGAaatttgttggttgaatgttggttaatggactaatcGACTAAGTTAaatatgatgcttaaccaaagaatatgttttgatgataatacatacacatacataagtgatgatcgacatcttaacataaaacacgcaaggttactaatccatacttgatcttgcaaatgaccaagtcaaacaaaacttaagGAATGAAAATAAAGGTCAGCAAAGTACACGGTCagagtacggtcgaccgcatacccagacgtagaagcccagactgaattacaacacagttttgtgaaaacaagttgcacggtcgtcaccacggtcaaccgcagtgcgaccgcagttttttctgtcaccatttttgaccaaatttagcttgactagttcccgacatctataattcatgaaacctttttcaaACACACTTAGAATAGATGTCgtttccatactcaattgagttttggtcataaaaacactaatattGGTTAATTAAGCTTAATTACATATTAATGACAATTTAACCataattaggcataacacataagtgttaatcaataacgtgtgatcttaaaacttgtctagacactcttaggatgatcaccaagtaccaacacacataagctaatgtcactagaacactaattacaattaaggattacttagtgacaaattaaggctaaatgaagaacagtaCTTttgagtaaagacttgtaatcctaaaatacacttagatacaattAGGATGGTCACtaggtcccaactagagattgctcttcccttgttcatgtgttggacattaatgtgtgcttacacattaatcatgcaatatgttatattgcaagtaagcttgctaaaagcttaaactataatgttgtgcaaatatctatatgattgattttagaataactatttcttgctatgtgtgagtattacatgctacttgctaatatgtttaatactcattaatttgccaacttAATTAACATGCTTGCAATGtgctactagttagaatactaggattcaagtaactagtttgctccaataaactaagtgtaaaatgattcacaaaagaataatggtcaattgtctatgtggtcttgtctaagtaacaagttgTGATTACTTATCCAAGTataacttaacattgatgtctttacacgcTTAATGATTATTTTAGAAAGACACACTTAGTGATTTACCActtttggagtgttatgtcatttttactcaataagaccaaatcccacacacttaatgcatatagtacttgtataggatgttaggtttcttttgcaggtgctagatggagtaaaggttccaaaatgtggtgttcaaatctgagtcaaacggctatacaatggaTACATATTTTGGACAGGAGCACGCGCAGTCGATCCATGTTCGATCATGCTGGGAACCGTGTGACAACGACTAGTTTTTGAATCACACTATAAAAGGCAagtattgaagagcatttgaagttgaccctcttgcatattttaaAGGCTTATTTATAGAGATCATAagtgctttaattactactcaaatgtgatcaagcaagagaagattctatgatcttatagatatagaattgggttgttgcaaacttactaatcaaaatcatttatcttgtgagtttatttagtgtaatgtatgtcctagtattgttttaggatcatcatagcaaagtgtatgagtcttgtaacttcaattagtataagcataggctagcttagtgatctacttccttaaagggacttaggaagttgattaatcttatttggagattaatacttgtccaaggtgaagacaagttgatctaggttggagttgatcttttaaagggatagaaagattaggtttgttgtctaccaaaaaagttgaagacttgtaaatcggatctccaccgagtttggagaaaagtgcttagtgaagcaagaaatcccgattagtgtaatcggggagtggattaaggtagattagttaacatccacccgaaccactataaatccttgtgtctatgttctttacattacattacttatcattttgaacatatacaccacacacatcaagtttgagttgaattggttgatcataatcaagtttgagttgaattggttgatcatagttgatcgaatttggtgatcaatcgaaaaattattaaaaacgtattaagtaactattcacccacctctagttacttacaattggtattagagcggttgctcaaatcattgctctataaatgTTTTTTAAAGTGTCAAAAttcattttgtgcaaaaacttgagtcaacgattctcggatcaactcaaactatgggatacttggaagaattggtgaaagaagcaccaatctttgataaagaagatattgatgtgtggaaatcaagatttgaagattatctcaaatctaaggattactacttgtggaggataatcaaagtaggagactttgttccacaagctagttcaagactagtgaagtcaacatttcaaaacaatgaaattttgaaacaatttgatgttatttcactacttcatgaagttcttcctagtgaagaaagaatgaagataatttcatgtgaaagtgcaaagaaaggttgggattcactatgttctcaagaagaagaaaactttaggagtttaaagggtaaaagggTAAGAGAGAATTTGAAGAAGCTTAGAGACTTTGATTTTCAAGAAAAGGGTTTGGATAGAGATGAAGTTTTTTATCTCATGGGTTCTTAGAATGATTTGGATTAAGATGCTCAAAGTGAATAAGAGGTTGAATCTTCCTTCAAAaatgatgatgtctcaagcatggattgcaatgaggtacatgtattctatccgtctaattatgaagaattgctagatgattacataactattaaatttgtatatgatagtagtcgtgaaaaagtaaaacttttagaaaaagaattacacaaagttaagaAACTTAACAAAGTTCTAATTGATGAAAACAACACTTTGAAATGAAAGCTTGAAAAGACTAGttatgattcatcaaaagataaacttaaaatgaatttgtgtcacgactctagcaaatacaaatcatgtaatcaaagtccattgtctattattaggggaattgagaacatgggaaaaatgggccaaactagcaattcaatggaagggataagtcaaggattgggtaatcttaaaatcaatcaaaaccaatgatAAAAATGGCAATAAGAATAACTTTTTCAAAAGACTTTGAATCAATGAAAGGTTTTTcctacaaatgcaaaattgttttgaaaatgattttaaaGAATTGTTGAAGGAAGTCTACTTGTATTAGGATTATGTGTTTGAATGAAACTATGAATTGCATGCTACATACAAGTtaatgcgttttgtgtatactatgtgtataattgaatatggttatatatatatatatatatatatatatatatatatatatatatatatatatatatatatatatatatatatatatatatatacacgtaaaaatatagtatattacgtgtcatgaaacatcgggaggatgtgatcattcaatgttaggaaaagaaaacttgtcctcaagtattctaatagaacctaagaatcgtcaaaacgcacTCAAGAGAAGAAGAAGTGAATAAATTCGTTATCAGGAGATCCACGACTGCATCACGGTTGACCGCAGACTCGACCGTAGATTTCTGTTTCAGACGTCTGGAAATTCCTCACACGGCCAACACCAcagtcgaccgtgcttcgaccgtgcgtggtctaattctgttttaaattaaataaaaccctcacTTTTCATTCCACTCAAACTCAATTCAAACAAATACTCTCTACACGGTTGAAGAGATCGACCGCACTCAGAAGAACACGAATTCCTTCCGTCTCAAtttctactttcggtatgattaattctTGCTTTCCtatcattcaattgtgtttgtatgataaaCTAGTGttttgaagaaaccctaactagaatgtacCAAAACTCAAATTGATGCAAACTATCAAAATTGTTCTTAAAGAACaacttagaaacgattgtagtgatgcctatctatgcattgatttaactttgaacaattctagggttcattatacatctaggttagattttcatagaatcattattcatatgatataaataacattgttgcaaattgagtgtgataatgttagatgtcaaaaaatgtgttgatgatgatcttaaAAGTCTAAAACACatttgaactttgtgaaaatcataatttagttgcaaactcattaacactaatgaagaAGTAGAAATGTAAAGAATATTAACATCAAtaaacatcaaaacatctaagtattgatgataattaaagtttgcaaaacttgttgccttcAATTTAATTATACTTACACcttgaattaatttgaagtatcattgtgtagaaaatggtaAGAACCAAGGACGCTCAATCAAGAGGTGGTGAAGAAAGATATAATCCACCAGCTGATGCAAGAAAACGCACATTCTACAACAAAAAAGTGGCTTAAAACGAGAACAATCGCAGAAGGAAGGATTATCAACATTGAAGCATTTCCTGAAATAATCGACAAGCTATTCCAAAGAAATCTAGCTTCATTCGTACTTATCAACGGACCCGTATATCCTGAACTAATAAGAGAATTCTATGCTAACTTCAGTTTTAACTCCGAAACAAAGGTTGTGAGGTTTcaccttgatgttatgcgaggtgtagtacgaaatagttatatttttgttacgaaatactattaaatacgatacaattttacacaagttatttttttatttataaagtggaaataccaaaaccttgctacaacactataggcagtgtacctaatcgtaaagtagtgtgatttttagtaagtccggttcgttccgtagggagctagccaagtttaacgctatatttttaaaaaattatatatatatatatatatatatatatatatatatatatatatatatatatatatatatatatatatatataagtagtattattattataaaaaggggttttttaccttttagtgaccggtttatcgattttatgtcttaagtcacaattaaaacctaatgtaaaatattaaaaataaatataacttaattttaagcgtaaagtaaatgaagataattaaaagtaagataaataaaagtgcaataatttaaagtacgataaataaaatgacagtaaataaaagtgcgataagatataaaataaaggaattatgcttatttaaacttccgtaatcatgatgtttgacgtgttgattttagtttattatcatgggttaattgtcctttgtcctggattattcgatatgtccatctggtttttgtccataacagtccatcagtcataaatataaagtgcgagtgtcctcgtcaaattatccttatacccgaagtcaaatattccaactaattggggacttaaactgtaataaggttttaatacattgttaatgattacaccaggttatcgactgtgtgcaatccaaggttttaatactttattaacaattacaccaagtgtccttgtatgtaatccacccctattttaatgagtccattgaatatta
The window above is part of the Rutidosis leptorrhynchoides isolate AG116_Rl617_1_P2 chromosome 1, CSIRO_AGI_Rlap_v1, whole genome shotgun sequence genome. Proteins encoded here:
- the LOC139843727 gene encoding uncharacterized protein: MNDPFYDGISRRRGSHVSSLHHYQVDVFYAVIDMQLRELNYRFNEVDTTLLISMASLNPSKSFKTFQVEDLMKMADFYPSGFPKHEFGFLRGQLMNYINDVRGDESFSDLKGIGHLAKMMVETNKSIIYPKVYLLLKLALILRVATSTVERAFSEMKLIKNDLRNKFGDQFMNDCLLSYIEKEVLDDISNEAIMDESYRMKPRR